Proteins encoded in a region of the Sterolibacterium denitrificans genome:
- a CDS encoding histidine phosphatase family protein, which translates to MNIGLLRHGATCETSDGVLRGRGDDALSPEGWRQLRRAATTTAQPHRWRRIVSSPLRRCADFAHELAAQWALPLSIDARLSELDFGAWEGRHFNDLLAEPDSAAALQGFWEDPWRHPPPQGETLLAFEARVLAAWNELSAVCAAEAEAETSATLVITHGGVIRLLLCAMRGLPRTELLKLDVAHASLHLLPSQALRPLSRPGDVSMPAST; encoded by the coding sequence ATGAATATCGGTCTGCTGCGCCATGGCGCAACCTGCGAAACGAGCGACGGCGTATTGCGCGGACGCGGCGACGATGCGCTGTCTCCCGAAGGCTGGCGGCAACTGCGGCGTGCCGCAACCACGACGGCCCAGCCGCACCGCTGGCGGCGCATCGTCAGCTCGCCGCTCAGACGCTGCGCCGACTTCGCTCATGAGCTGGCCGCGCAGTGGGCGCTGCCGCTGAGCATCGATGCGCGTCTGAGCGAACTCGATTTCGGCGCTTGGGAAGGCCGGCATTTCAACGACCTGCTCGCCGAGCCGGACAGCGCGGCGGCCCTACAAGGCTTCTGGGAAGATCCCTGGCGCCATCCGCCGCCGCAGGGCGAAACCCTGCTTGCCTTTGAAGCCCGCGTGCTGGCCGCCTGGAATGAACTCAGCGCGGTTTGCGCGGCCGAGGCCGAGGCCGAAACTTCGGCCACCCTCGTCATCACGCATGGCGGCGTCATTCGCCTGCTGCTGTGCGCGATGCGCGGTCTCCCGCGCACGGAACTGCTCAAGCTGGACGTAGCCCATGCCTCGCTGCATCTGCTGCCCAGCCAAGCATTGCGCCCCCTTTCGAGGCCCGGCGACGTCAGCATGCCGGCATCGACATGA
- a CDS encoding adenosylcobinamide-GDP ribazoletransferase: MNPVRLFFIALQFLTRLPSPLRRLPSEVEIGRAVLCYPLVGLLIGSLLAGMAWLLAAHLPHLPAAALLLAFWIWLYGGLHLDALADSADAWGGAVGQVQGQSRRERALAIMKDPNCGPFGVVAVVILLLLKFAALASLLDRPADGRAFDFLPLILAPLLGRTLLLPLFMTMDYVRPQGLGSAMHAHLPRPAAWLLLAAIILLVALLCGPRALAPLLAAAGVFLLLRRLMLRQIGGMTGDTAGALVEVVEAAVLLACLWY; the protein is encoded by the coding sequence ATGAACCCTGTGCGCCTGTTCTTCATCGCCCTGCAGTTCCTCACCCGGCTGCCCAGTCCGCTCAGGCGCCTGCCGAGCGAAGTGGAAATCGGCCGCGCCGTGCTCTGCTATCCGCTGGTGGGCCTGCTGATCGGCAGCCTGCTGGCGGGCATGGCCTGGCTGCTGGCCGCGCATCTGCCTCATCTTCCCGCCGCCGCCCTACTGCTGGCGTTCTGGATCTGGCTGTACGGCGGCCTGCACCTGGATGCCCTGGCCGACAGCGCCGATGCCTGGGGCGGCGCTGTCGGACAAGTTCAGGGCCAGAGCCGGCGCGAGCGCGCCCTGGCGATCATGAAGGATCCCAACTGCGGGCCGTTTGGCGTGGTGGCCGTCGTCATCCTGCTGCTGTTGAAGTTCGCTGCCCTCGCCAGCCTGCTGGATCGGCCGGCGGACGGCCGGGCATTCGATTTCCTGCCGCTCATCCTGGCGCCGCTGCTCGGCCGCACCCTGCTGCTGCCGCTGTTCATGACGATGGACTACGTGCGTCCCCAGGGGCTGGGCAGCGCCATGCACGCCCATTTGCCCCGGCCCGCCGCCTGGCTGCTGCTGGCCGCAATCATCCTGCTGGTCGCGCTGCTTTGCGGCCCGCGCGCGCTTGCCCCGCTGCTCGCCGCCGCCGGCGTGTTCCTGTTGCTGCGCCGCCTGATGCTGCGGCAGATCGGCGGCATGACCGGAGATACCGCCGGCGCCCTGGTCGAAGTCGTCGAAGCCGCCGTCCTGCTGGCGTGCCTGTGGTATTGA